One part of the Sorangiineae bacterium MSr11954 genome encodes these proteins:
- a CDS encoding MBL fold metallo-hydrolase, whose product MPLYTNLDGTTPDKGLGELLKWNWNRPRPERGFLPPRMENDGALIASSAPSLTWVGHATWLMRLGGELIATDPIWSTRVGHIKRTCPPGVALERIPVPDIVTISHSHYDHLDIPTLRRIGPDALYIVPKDVGEVLRRAGLPRIIELGWWETHREGDVAITLVPAQHWSARLPWDRNRRLWGGFVYESQDGTAYHAGDTAFKEEVFAQIAGRFPAIDYALLPIGAYDPTWFMQAQHMGPEEAGRAWEILNARTLVAMHWGTFRLTDEPMGEPPQRLRAFWQERQHDPERLWIFPIGETKRLAPAAV is encoded by the coding sequence GTGCCCCTCTACACGAATCTGGATGGAACCACCCCCGACAAAGGCCTCGGCGAGCTTCTCAAGTGGAACTGGAACCGCCCGCGCCCCGAGCGCGGCTTCCTGCCCCCGCGCATGGAGAACGATGGCGCGCTCATCGCGTCCTCCGCGCCATCGTTGACATGGGTCGGCCACGCCACCTGGCTGATGCGGCTGGGCGGAGAGCTCATTGCAACGGATCCCATTTGGTCGACGCGGGTGGGGCACATCAAGCGCACGTGCCCTCCCGGGGTCGCGCTCGAGCGTATCCCGGTGCCCGACATCGTCACCATATCGCACTCGCACTACGATCACCTGGACATCCCAACCTTGCGCCGCATCGGCCCCGATGCGCTCTACATCGTGCCAAAAGACGTGGGCGAGGTCCTTCGCCGCGCCGGTCTGCCGCGCATCATCGAGCTCGGTTGGTGGGAGACCCACCGCGAGGGCGACGTGGCCATCACCTTGGTGCCTGCGCAACACTGGTCGGCGCGGCTTCCATGGGATCGCAACCGGCGGCTATGGGGCGGTTTCGTCTACGAGAGCCAGGACGGGACGGCGTACCACGCGGGGGACACCGCCTTCAAAGAGGAGGTGTTCGCGCAGATCGCCGGGCGGTTCCCGGCGATCGACTACGCGCTCTTGCCCATCGGGGCCTACGATCCGACGTGGTTCATGCAAGCGCAACACATGGGGCCCGAGGAAGCAGGGCGCGCATGGGAGATCCTGAATGCGCGCACCCTGGTGGCCATGCACTGGGGAACCTTCCGTCTCACCGACGAGCCCATGGGCGAGCCGCCCCAGCGCCTCCGGGCGTTCTGGCAGGAACGCCAGCACGATCCCGAGCGCCTCTGGATCTTTCCCATCGGTGAAACGAAACGGCTCGCGCCGGCCGCGGTCTAA
- a CDS encoding ATP-binding domain-containing protein, which translates to MAAENIGVRSQARAVRELTAGEWIIVAEQKRLAAAAREAARRGKAGAPPYFAHMRICSAGRARDVLLGLDSHIDTSAEGGITVVDYRRAPIAEVFFACEPGDEYEIEVNGRTVTGILERRHLVTFEEDEPSAITVPNGALRQVDGTWRFETGVLLPTFSRAPGQPLAVDLFGRGPDFQRNMAALLSSDQTALLERDPNETVLVLGAAGSGKTTVAIHRVASIARARKGDFDPKKALVIVPEAGLRHLAERMLRDLGLDAVAVRTFDDWIRAEARRIFPWLPAREAPETPLGARRIKRHPALFSAIDALLDQRTRELAARIDRVHAGRGAIQRALEARREPILEKRLERGAVEVLAAASPKQRPLLEEAFREELRKLEDVREDLYALVGDRALLAHAVRDSGGDLTRAGVEQTAEHTRRQLDEPSEIRFAHVDADRLVTLDGRSLDDGTPDAVAGTVDIEDYAVLFELLWRKTGRTQTRAGKLRRARHLVVDEAQSLTSIELRVLGHALHGNATIAGDEAQVIDGDGYFTSWDDTLSALGVRTTASYLKTSYRCPRPILDAAYAILGPEAAAAKPAAVRDGGPVLHTVLPNEGHAAVFVAEALRGLARTEPRAMVAVIAHDAATARAVHDVVARALPARLVLDGDFAFAPGVEITEVAQVKGLEFDYVIVPDANAPSYPDTPLHRRMLHVALTRAIHQVWILSPGEPSRCLAGGT; encoded by the coding sequence ATGGCAGCGGAAAACATCGGGGTACGGTCGCAAGCCCGCGCTGTGCGCGAGTTGACGGCCGGGGAATGGATCATCGTCGCCGAGCAGAAACGGCTGGCGGCTGCGGCGCGTGAAGCTGCGCGACGAGGAAAGGCAGGCGCTCCTCCGTATTTCGCACATATGCGGATCTGCTCCGCGGGGCGGGCGCGCGATGTGCTCCTCGGGCTGGACTCGCACATCGATACATCGGCCGAAGGGGGTATCACCGTGGTCGACTACCGGCGCGCGCCGATTGCCGAGGTCTTTTTTGCGTGCGAGCCGGGCGACGAGTACGAAATCGAGGTAAACGGCCGCACCGTGACCGGGATCCTCGAGCGGCGCCATTTGGTCACCTTCGAAGAGGACGAACCTTCGGCCATCACCGTCCCCAACGGAGCCTTGCGGCAGGTGGACGGCACCTGGCGCTTCGAAACCGGCGTGCTCCTGCCCACCTTTTCGCGCGCGCCGGGGCAGCCGCTGGCCGTCGATCTGTTCGGCCGCGGTCCGGATTTTCAGCGCAACATGGCCGCGCTCTTGAGCTCCGACCAGACGGCGCTCCTCGAGCGCGATCCCAATGAGACGGTGCTGGTGCTGGGCGCGGCCGGCTCGGGGAAGACGACGGTCGCCATCCACCGGGTGGCGAGCATCGCGCGCGCGCGCAAAGGCGACTTCGACCCGAAGAAGGCGCTCGTGATCGTGCCCGAGGCGGGGCTCCGCCACCTGGCGGAGCGGATGCTGCGCGATCTGGGGCTCGACGCGGTGGCCGTGCGCACCTTCGACGATTGGATCCGCGCGGAGGCGCGCCGCATCTTTCCATGGCTGCCCGCCCGCGAAGCGCCGGAGACCCCGCTCGGCGCGCGCCGGATCAAGCGCCACCCCGCCCTTTTTTCGGCCATCGACGCGCTCCTGGACCAGCGCACCCGGGAGCTCGCGGCCCGCATCGACCGCGTGCACGCGGGCCGGGGGGCGATTCAGCGCGCCCTCGAAGCGCGCCGTGAGCCCATCCTGGAGAAAAGGCTCGAGCGCGGCGCGGTGGAGGTGCTCGCGGCGGCCAGCCCCAAGCAACGTCCGCTCCTCGAAGAGGCCTTTCGCGAAGAGCTTCGAAAGCTCGAGGACGTGCGCGAGGATCTCTACGCGCTGGTCGGCGATCGCGCGCTGCTCGCGCACGCCGTTCGCGATTCGGGCGGCGATCTCACGCGCGCGGGGGTCGAGCAAACGGCGGAGCACACGCGGCGGCAGCTCGATGAGCCGAGCGAAATTCGATTTGCCCATGTGGACGCCGATCGGCTGGTGACCCTCGACGGGCGCTCGCTCGACGATGGCACCCCCGACGCGGTGGCCGGAACGGTGGACATCGAGGACTACGCCGTTCTGTTCGAGCTCCTCTGGCGAAAGACGGGGCGTACGCAGACGCGCGCGGGCAAGCTGCGGCGCGCGCGCCACCTGGTGGTCGACGAGGCGCAGAGCCTGACCTCGATCGAGCTGCGGGTGCTCGGACATGCCCTGCACGGCAACGCGACCATCGCCGGAGACGAGGCGCAAGTCATCGATGGTGACGGTTATTTCACGTCGTGGGACGATACCCTCTCCGCATTGGGCGTGCGCACCACGGCGAGCTACTTGAAGACGTCGTACCGCTGTCCGCGGCCCATTCTGGACGCGGCGTACGCGATCCTGGGCCCCGAGGCGGCCGCCGCCAAGCCCGCGGCCGTGCGGGACGGCGGCCCCGTCTTGCACACGGTGCTGCCGAACGAAGGCCACGCCGCGGTGTTCGTGGCCGAGGCGCTGCGCGGCCTCGCGCGCACCGAGCCGCGCGCGATGGTGGCGGTCATCGCGCACGACGCGGCCACGGCGCGGGCCGTTCACGACGTGGTGGCGCGCGCCCTGCCCGCCCGGCTCGTCCTCGATGGCGATTTTGCCTTTGCGCCGGGGGTGGAGATCACCGAGGTGGCGCAGGTCAAAGGGCTGGAGTTCGATTACGTGATCGTGCCGGACGCGAATGCCCCGAGCTATCCAGATACCCCGCTGCACCGGCGCATGCTGCATGTTGCGCTGACGCGTGCCATCCACCAGGTGTGGATCCTTTCGCCGGGTGAACCTTCGCGGTGCCTCGCCGGCGGTACGTGA
- a CDS encoding CusA/CzcA family heavy metal efflux RND transporter, with translation MLAFLSAVVRFSLHNRAIVVLGTLLLVAAGIYEALRLPIDAVPDVTNVQVQVITSAPALAPVEVEQYISVPVERAMAGVPRATEIRSISKYGLSVVTIVFRDGTDIYFARQQIGERLREAQDNVPDRYGKPSMGPITSGLGEIYQFTVRNERLSLMELEEVLDWQIAPQLRIVPGIVEVNSFGGQDRQYQVRLDPKRMQAAGVSIAQVVTALEKSNANAGGGYIERDREQFVIGTRGLVKNLDDLGKVVIGSTPQGVPITVATVGDVEFGGRLRRGAATMNGEGEVVIGVALMLLGENSRTVTEAVKEKLAAIQASLPPGTRIEPFYDRSTLVLRTIKTVGKNLAEGAALVIVVLLLLLGDVRSGLVVAVTIPLALLFAIIAMNALGLSGNLMSLGAIDFGLIVDGAVIIVENAVRRLTERQRAMDRALSPDERRDVVEAATLEVRSASVFGETIIAIVYLPILTLSSIEGKMFRPMAITVLLALLGAFLLSLTLVPVLASYFVRPHEGETWIVRKVHERYVPALRACMRHRLWTVGAAVAGLAVAIGLAGRVGAEFVPQLDEGDLLIEARRLPGISLTESNATATRLERVAREIPEIDHVVTRTGAPEVATDPMGIEQSDVYLGLKPRERWRRGLSKEALASELEERLAADVPEIAAAISQPIQMRTNELVAGVRSDVALLVYGRDLDELRRLAERAAASIRRVDGAVDVRVEQTAGLKYLRIEPDRAKLARYGLTVDDVNQAAETMAVGHKAGDVLEGERRFDIVVKVQLATGGELESFRALPLRSVSGQIVPLGDVADLAFVDGPAAINRENQSRRISVEFNVRGRDLISVVRDAQAMVGRDVVLPTGYRVEWGGQFLHYQEAKGKLAIVVPLSLALILFLLWLAFRSVRLGLVIFLNVPFAVVGGVVLLWARSIPFSISAGIGFIALFGVAVLNGLVLVSFAKHLEEQGKERVVAMREAAEERLRPVMMTALVASLGFLPMALSTQPGAEVQRPLATVVIGGLATATLLTLFVLPVIYTFFAAKPHEAPYAEG, from the coding sequence ATGCTGGCCTTCCTCTCCGCGGTCGTCCGCTTCTCGCTGCACAACCGCGCCATCGTGGTGCTCGGGACCTTGCTCCTCGTGGCCGCCGGCATCTACGAGGCGCTGCGCTTGCCCATCGACGCCGTGCCCGACGTCACCAACGTGCAAGTCCAGGTGATCACCTCCGCCCCCGCGCTCGCGCCGGTGGAGGTCGAACAGTACATCAGCGTGCCGGTGGAGCGCGCCATGGCCGGCGTCCCGCGCGCCACCGAGATTCGCTCGATATCGAAGTACGGGCTCTCCGTGGTGACCATCGTCTTTCGCGACGGCACCGATATCTACTTTGCGCGCCAGCAAATCGGCGAGCGGCTGCGCGAAGCGCAAGACAATGTGCCCGATCGCTACGGCAAGCCTTCGATGGGGCCCATCACCTCGGGGCTGGGCGAGATTTATCAATTCACCGTGCGCAACGAGCGCCTCTCGCTCATGGAGCTGGAGGAGGTCCTCGATTGGCAAATTGCCCCGCAGCTGCGGATCGTGCCCGGCATCGTCGAGGTCAACAGCTTCGGCGGTCAGGATCGGCAATACCAAGTGCGCCTCGACCCCAAGCGCATGCAGGCCGCCGGGGTGTCCATCGCGCAAGTGGTGACCGCCCTCGAAAAATCCAACGCCAACGCCGGCGGCGGTTACATCGAGCGCGATCGCGAGCAGTTCGTCATCGGCACCCGCGGCCTGGTGAAGAACCTCGACGATCTCGGCAAGGTCGTCATCGGGTCCACCCCGCAGGGGGTGCCCATTACGGTGGCCACCGTGGGGGACGTGGAGTTCGGCGGGCGCCTGCGGCGGGGCGCGGCCACCATGAACGGCGAGGGCGAGGTCGTCATCGGCGTGGCCCTGATGCTCCTGGGGGAAAATTCGCGCACCGTCACCGAGGCCGTAAAGGAGAAGCTCGCGGCCATCCAGGCCTCGCTCCCGCCGGGCACGCGCATCGAACCGTTCTACGACCGCTCCACCTTGGTCTTGCGCACCATCAAGACGGTCGGAAAGAACTTGGCCGAGGGCGCGGCGCTGGTCATCGTGGTGCTCCTCTTGCTGCTGGGCGACGTGCGATCGGGCCTGGTGGTCGCGGTGACCATCCCGCTGGCGCTGCTCTTTGCGATCATCGCCATGAACGCGCTCGGGCTCTCGGGGAACCTGATGAGCCTCGGCGCCATCGACTTTGGGCTCATCGTCGACGGCGCGGTCATCATCGTGGAGAACGCCGTGCGCCGGCTCACCGAGCGCCAGCGCGCCATGGACCGGGCGCTCTCGCCCGACGAGCGCCGCGACGTGGTGGAGGCCGCGACCCTGGAGGTGCGCTCGGCCAGCGTCTTTGGCGAGACCATCATCGCCATCGTCTATTTGCCGATCCTCACGTTGTCGTCCATCGAGGGGAAAATGTTCCGGCCCATGGCCATCACCGTGCTCCTCGCCCTCCTCGGCGCCTTCCTGCTCTCGCTCACCTTGGTGCCCGTCCTGGCGAGCTATTTCGTGCGCCCCCACGAGGGCGAAACATGGATCGTGCGCAAGGTGCACGAGCGCTATGTCCCTGCGCTTCGTGCATGCATGCGCCATCGGCTCTGGACGGTGGGGGCCGCGGTGGCCGGCCTCGCGGTGGCCATCGGGCTCGCGGGCCGGGTCGGCGCCGAGTTCGTACCGCAGCTCGACGAGGGCGATTTGCTGATCGAGGCGCGGCGCCTGCCGGGCATCTCGCTCACCGAGTCCAACGCCACGGCCACGCGGCTCGAGCGGGTCGCGCGCGAAATACCGGAGATCGATCACGTGGTCACGCGCACGGGCGCGCCCGAGGTGGCCACCGATCCGATGGGCATCGAGCAATCGGACGTCTACCTCGGCCTGAAGCCGCGCGAGAGGTGGCGAAGAGGCTTATCCAAGGAGGCGCTGGCGAGCGAGCTGGAAGAGCGATTGGCGGCCGACGTGCCCGAGATCGCAGCCGCCATTTCACAGCCGATTCAAATGCGCACCAACGAGCTGGTGGCGGGGGTGCGCTCCGACGTGGCGCTCCTGGTCTACGGACGCGATCTCGACGAGCTCCGACGTTTGGCCGAGCGGGCCGCCGCGTCCATCCGGCGCGTCGATGGGGCGGTCGATGTACGGGTGGAGCAAACGGCGGGGCTCAAGTACCTGCGCATCGAACCGGATCGGGCCAAGCTCGCACGCTACGGGCTCACGGTCGACGATGTCAACCAAGCCGCCGAGACCATGGCCGTGGGGCACAAGGCGGGCGACGTCCTCGAAGGCGAACGGCGCTTCGACATCGTGGTGAAGGTCCAGCTTGCGACCGGCGGGGAGCTCGAGTCCTTCCGTGCGCTACCGCTTCGTTCGGTCAGTGGACAGATCGTCCCCCTGGGCGACGTGGCGGATCTGGCGTTCGTGGACGGCCCCGCCGCCATCAACCGCGAAAACCAGTCGCGCCGCATCAGCGTGGAGTTCAACGTGCGCGGTCGGGATCTGATCTCGGTGGTGCGCGACGCGCAAGCCATGGTCGGCCGCGATGTCGTACTACCGACCGGCTACCGTGTGGAGTGGGGCGGTCAATTTTTGCACTACCAGGAGGCCAAGGGCAAACTCGCGATTGTGGTGCCGCTCTCGCTGGCGCTCATTCTCTTCTTGCTCTGGCTCGCCTTTCGTTCCGTGCGATTGGGGTTGGTCATCTTCCTCAACGTCCCCTTCGCCGTGGTCGGCGGGGTGGTCTTGCTCTGGGCCCGGAGCATCCCCTTCTCGATCTCGGCGGGCATCGGGTTCATCGCCCTTTTCGGGGTGGCGGTCCTAAATGGTCTCGTACTGGTATCATTCGCCAAGCACCTGGAGGAGCAGGGCAAGGAGCGGGTGGTGGCCATGCGCGAGGCGGCCGAGGAGCGCCTGCGCCCGGTCATGATGACCGCGCTGGTGGCCTCGCTGGGGTTCCTTCCGATGGCCCTCTCGACGCAGCCGGGGGCCGAAGTTCAGCGACCACTGGCGACGGTGGTGATCGGAGGGCTCGCGACTGCTACTCTTTTGACGCTATTCGTCCTACCAGTGATTTACACTTTTTTTGCCGCAAAGCCCCACGAGGCGCCGTACGCTGAGGGGTGA
- a CDS encoding efflux RND transporter periplasmic adaptor subunit — MNRTTLAPPAARLAACAARLATRAARLAACAALITFFPACSKTKAAEEKPAAKAPAAAKPAKAPTDHPEHSDEPEHEELPKRVKLTPRAVADAKIETAPAARKVLANVLELPGEIAADPDRIAKIASPVAGRLEQVSFREGSTVQKGEVLAAVRVPDFARAKADLAGSVARAQAAKLNADRLTELASKGLAADQEVRSARAEADALDAQAKAAGELVRAMGSPGDAVSSRIVLRAPIAGVVTRRDAVVGQPVSTEATIATIANLSEAWFLGRVFEKDLGRLRVGSATEVRLNAFPDQPFAGKLEYIGREIDPVARTLTARVRLTNEEDRLRIGLFGVAKVEITSGTPRTAALVVPRTAVIDAFDKKIVFVREADGDFELHEVVLGEGALGEVEVVSGLRENEPVVVRGAFTLKSAVLRGTLAEAE; from the coding sequence ATGAACCGCACCACGCTCGCCCCGCCCGCCGCGCGCCTCGCCGCATGCGCCGCGCGCCTCGCCACCCGCGCCGCGCGCCTCGCCGCATGCGCCGCGCTCATCACGTTCTTCCCCGCGTGCTCCAAGACGAAGGCCGCGGAGGAAAAGCCCGCCGCCAAAGCGCCCGCCGCCGCGAAACCCGCGAAAGCGCCCACCGACCACCCCGAGCACTCCGACGAACCCGAGCACGAAGAGCTCCCGAAGCGGGTCAAGCTCACCCCGCGCGCGGTGGCCGACGCCAAAATCGAAACCGCGCCCGCCGCGCGCAAAGTGCTCGCCAACGTGCTCGAGCTCCCCGGCGAGATCGCCGCCGATCCGGATCGCATCGCCAAGATCGCGTCGCCCGTCGCCGGACGCCTGGAGCAGGTGAGCTTCCGCGAAGGGAGCACCGTCCAGAAAGGCGAAGTGCTGGCCGCCGTCCGCGTGCCGGATTTTGCGCGCGCCAAGGCCGATCTCGCCGGCAGCGTCGCGCGCGCACAAGCCGCGAAGCTCAACGCCGATCGCTTGACGGAGCTCGCCTCCAAGGGCCTCGCCGCCGATCAAGAGGTCCGCTCCGCGCGCGCCGAGGCCGACGCCCTCGACGCCCAGGCCAAGGCCGCCGGTGAGCTGGTGCGCGCCATGGGATCGCCGGGCGACGCGGTCAGCTCGCGCATCGTGCTCCGCGCGCCCATCGCCGGGGTGGTCACCCGGCGCGACGCGGTGGTGGGGCAGCCGGTGAGCACCGAGGCCACCATCGCCACCATCGCCAACCTGTCGGAGGCTTGGTTCCTCGGGCGCGTCTTCGAGAAAGATCTCGGGAGGCTCCGGGTTGGCTCGGCCACCGAGGTGCGGCTCAACGCCTTTCCCGATCAGCCCTTCGCCGGAAAGCTCGAGTACATCGGGCGCGAGATCGACCCGGTGGCGCGCACCCTCACGGCGCGGGTCCGCCTCACCAACGAGGAGGACCGCCTGCGCATCGGGCTCTTCGGGGTCGCCAAGGTCGAAATCACCAGCGGCACCCCGCGCACCGCGGCGCTGGTGGTGCCCCGCACGGCGGTGATCGACGCCTTCGACAAGAAGATCGTGTTCGTGCGCGAGGCCGACGGCGACTTCGAGCTGCACGAGGTGGTGCTCGGCGAAGGGGCGCTGGGCGAGGTGGAGGTCGTCTCCGGCCTTCGCGAGAACGAGCCGGTGGTCGTGCGCGGCGCGTTCACCCTCAAGAGCGCCGTCTTGCGCGGCACCCTGGCGGAGGCCGAGTAA
- a CDS encoding TolC family protein, which translates to MNRWVLFAKVAGFAASVALAREARAQCTDVTRETVVACALARSMTVRAEERGVRAGEGRREAASVVLPSNPSLSLTLGTPTDLPMRQANTLYSATLSQELEIAGQRGARVEQAEAQQSAQRHRLVAARRDVAAAALSAYFDQLAAVEGERIAEQLTKLARALKGYASARAQIGLAAPVDAVLAESEATQLTTLALEAEQRRVETATLLTMLVGGDPASQRARAMGSLTPVAVREAPTAALTATALAGKPEIAAAVAERRAEEARARVLRRMRIPNPTVSIFLRRDWPEERGFGVGLSFPIPLPSPVGRTNAGEIAEANALAERAEAGAEQLRRETAVQVVQAVEAFSRRKRAAEQFDPEAVRKAEIALGAIADEVAAQKLALRDALIMQRSLIDLLFGSVEARRKLCLASVELARVTGVALEGSAR; encoded by the coding sequence ATGAATCGTTGGGTTTTGTTTGCGAAGGTGGCAGGGTTTGCTGCATCGGTCGCGCTCGCGCGTGAGGCGCGGGCGCAGTGCACGGATGTCACGCGGGAGACGGTGGTGGCGTGCGCGCTCGCCCGCAGCATGACGGTGCGCGCGGAGGAGCGCGGCGTGCGCGCGGGCGAAGGAAGGCGGGAGGCGGCGTCCGTCGTTTTGCCATCGAATCCTTCGCTGTCGCTCACCTTGGGCACGCCGACGGATCTTCCGATGCGGCAGGCGAATACGCTCTATAGCGCCACCCTCTCGCAGGAGCTGGAGATCGCAGGGCAGCGCGGGGCGCGGGTGGAGCAGGCGGAGGCGCAGCAAAGCGCGCAACGCCATCGCCTGGTGGCGGCGCGGCGCGATGTGGCGGCGGCGGCGCTGTCGGCCTATTTCGATCAGCTCGCGGCGGTGGAGGGCGAACGCATCGCCGAGCAGCTCACCAAGCTCGCCAGGGCGCTCAAAGGGTACGCCTCGGCGCGCGCGCAAATTGGGCTGGCGGCGCCGGTGGACGCCGTCCTCGCCGAGTCGGAGGCGACGCAGCTCACCACCTTGGCGCTGGAGGCGGAGCAGCGGAGGGTGGAGACCGCGACCTTGCTGACCATGTTGGTCGGGGGCGATCCTGCCTCCCAGCGTGCGCGCGCCATGGGGAGCTTGACGCCGGTGGCGGTGCGCGAAGCACCGACGGCCGCGCTGACGGCGACGGCGTTGGCGGGAAAACCCGAGATCGCCGCCGCCGTGGCCGAGCGCCGCGCGGAAGAAGCGCGCGCGCGGGTGCTCCGGCGCATGCGCATTCCCAACCCCACCGTGTCGATCTTCCTTCGCCGCGATTGGCCCGAGGAGCGCGGCTTCGGAGTCGGTCTGTCGTTCCCGATTCCCCTGCCCTCCCCGGTCGGACGAACGAACGCCGGCGAGATCGCGGAGGCGAACGCCCTCGCCGAGCGCGCCGAGGCCGGCGCCGAGCAGCTGCGGCGCGAGACGGCGGTGCAGGTGGTGCAAGCCGTCGAGGCCTTCTCCCGGCGCAAGCGCGCCGCCGAGCAGTTCGATCCGGAGGCCGTGCGCAAGGCGGAGATCGCCCTCGGCGCCATCGCCGACGAAGTCGCCGCGCAAAAGCTCGCCTTGCGCGACGCGCTCATCATGCAACGCTCGCTCATCGATTTGCTCTTTGGTTCGGTGGAGGCCCGGCGAAAGCTTTGCCTCGCCTCGGTGGAGCTCGCCCGCGTGACGGGCGTCGCCTTGGAAGGGAGCGCCCGATGA
- a CDS encoding WD40 repeat domain-containing protein has product MIPEHRGGAVHRARRAWAICTIAACSCACHPSRNDGRRASTDAAAPAVSSVASPAADDAGHHRGRRHGILTYNERIVLVGTGEDHVWLWEPASGRVTATSALADEWADFPTPLGTAGFIGEPHDDVMPLWSVDGNRRGEIGPTSGTIEGVRYCEREVKPGIGSGRREVFLRTPSAIEEWESEPPRFVRRFSNPAGETAPLSDWGVRRDCEAIAMISNHDLHVLRTRDAEPMESTFPLHGVHRVLWQPRGKLLSVDWLGHRPSELVNSETGRAIVLGPPLAESVDWGPDGKYLLAPTNDGRGDVDVHEAATGKTVLHLPFTHEKYVRGWTQPYEILSPGGDRALSQGTEPEHVVRLFLWDLRSGKRIAILACPNPTLRVLWAPEQGRFVVLDRAGLVRIFDLKDGKLVHEIRSPEDLGAVISILFIGPNLITETDRDVFGVWDVQRGTGNPRALDLRELRRRP; this is encoded by the coding sequence ATGATCCCTGAGCACCGAGGCGGTGCCGTGCATCGAGCCCGCCGGGCGTGGGCTATTTGCACCATCGCCGCGTGCTCGTGCGCATGCCATCCATCGCGCAACGACGGGCGACGAGCTTCCACCGATGCCGCGGCGCCGGCTGTCTCCTCCGTAGCCTCGCCCGCGGCGGACGATGCAGGCCATCATCGCGGCCGGCGGCATGGGATCCTCACCTACAACGAGCGAATCGTCCTGGTGGGGACCGGCGAGGATCACGTGTGGCTATGGGAGCCCGCATCGGGAAGGGTGACGGCGACTTCGGCGCTCGCGGACGAGTGGGCCGATTTTCCGACCCCGCTCGGGACGGCCGGCTTCATCGGCGAACCGCACGACGACGTCATGCCACTTTGGTCGGTCGACGGGAATCGACGCGGAGAAATCGGACCGACCTCCGGAACGATCGAGGGCGTGCGGTACTGCGAGCGGGAGGTGAAGCCAGGGATCGGGAGCGGACGAAGAGAGGTCTTCCTTCGCACACCATCGGCCATCGAAGAATGGGAGAGTGAGCCGCCGCGGTTCGTTCGACGCTTCTCGAATCCGGCGGGAGAGACGGCACCGCTCTCCGACTGGGGCGTGCGGCGCGACTGCGAGGCCATCGCCATGATTTCGAATCATGACCTGCATGTCCTCCGTACGCGAGACGCGGAGCCCATGGAATCGACGTTTCCACTTCATGGGGTTCATCGGGTCCTTTGGCAGCCGCGGGGTAAGCTCTTGAGCGTCGATTGGCTGGGACATCGCCCTTCGGAGCTCGTGAATTCGGAAACGGGAAGAGCCATCGTCTTGGGGCCGCCGCTCGCGGAAAGCGTCGACTGGGGACCCGATGGCAAATACCTCCTTGCGCCCACGAACGATGGCCGAGGCGACGTGGATGTCCACGAGGCGGCCACGGGAAAAACCGTCCTCCATCTCCCTTTCACGCACGAAAAGTACGTGCGCGGTTGGACGCAGCCCTACGAGATCCTCTCGCCCGGCGGCGACCGCGCGCTCTCCCAGGGAACCGAGCCGGAGCACGTCGTTCGATTGTTCTTATGGGATTTGCGCTCGGGTAAGCGCATCGCGATCCTTGCGTGCCCCAATCCGACCCTGCGCGTGCTTTGGGCGCCGGAACAGGGGCGCTTCGTGGTTCTGGATCGGGCCGGGCTGGTTCGAATCTTCGACCTGAAGGACGGTAAGTTGGTGCACGAAATTCGCTCGCCGGAAGATCTCGGCGCGGTGATATCCATCTTGTTCATCGGTCCAAACTTAATAACCGAGACGGACCGGGACGTGTTCGGCGTATGGGACGTCCAACGCGGAACGGGCAACCCCCGAGCACTCGATCTTCGGGAGCTGCGGCGACGCCCGTAG